One Halorientalis litorea DNA segment encodes these proteins:
- the mvk gene encoding mevalonate kinase, whose protein sequence is MVASSAPGKVYLFGEHAVVYGEPAVPCAIERRARVTVNERDDDALRVHAEDLTLDGFTVEYDGESETTPDVDVSQSLVEAAVGYIEGAVEQARDAADRPDAGFEITVESAIPLGAGLGSSAAVVVAGIDAATRELGVELTARDIADRAFRVEYEVQDGQASRADTFCSAVGGAVRVEGEDCRAIESVPNLPFVIGYDGGAGDTGELVAGVRALREEYDFAADTVETIGDIVRAGEAALADGDLAEIGRLMDFNHGLLSALGVSARSLDEMVWAARQSDALGAKLTGAGGGGCIVALDRTDGAETALKYTPGCETTFRAELDADGVRVEEP, encoded by the coding sequence ATGGTCGCTTCGAGTGCCCCGGGGAAGGTGTATCTGTTCGGGGAACACGCGGTCGTATACGGGGAGCCAGCAGTCCCCTGTGCCATCGAGCGGCGGGCACGGGTCACGGTGAACGAACGCGACGACGACGCCCTGCGAGTCCACGCCGAAGACCTGACCCTCGACGGGTTCACCGTCGAGTACGACGGCGAGAGTGAGACGACACCGGACGTGGACGTGTCACAGTCGCTGGTCGAGGCCGCGGTGGGGTACATCGAGGGCGCGGTGGAACAGGCCCGCGACGCCGCCGACAGGCCCGACGCGGGGTTCGAGATTACCGTCGAGAGCGCGATTCCGCTCGGTGCGGGACTCGGGTCGTCGGCGGCCGTCGTCGTCGCGGGTATCGACGCGGCGACACGGGAGTTGGGCGTCGAACTGACGGCCCGGGACATCGCGGACCGGGCGTTCCGCGTCGAGTACGAGGTACAGGACGGACAGGCCTCGCGGGCGGACACGTTCTGTTCCGCCGTCGGCGGGGCCGTCCGCGTCGAGGGTGAGGACTGTCGGGCCATAGAGAGCGTGCCGAACCTCCCGTTCGTCATCGGGTACGACGGCGGCGCGGGCGACACGGGCGAACTCGTCGCGGGAGTGCGGGCACTCCGCGAGGAGTACGACTTCGCGGCCGACACCGTCGAGACCATCGGGGACATCGTGCGGGCGGGCGAGGCCGCACTGGCCGACGGTGACCTCGCGGAAATCGGCCGCCTGATGGACTTCAACCACGGCCTGCTGTCGGCACTGGGTGTCTCGGCGCGCTCGCTGGACGAGATGGTGTGGGCGGCCCGGCAGTCCGACGCGCTGGGCGCGAAACTCACGGGCGCGGGCGGCGGCGGGTGCATCGTGGCCCTCGACCGGACGGACGGCGCGGAGACGGCACTGAAGTACACGCCGGGGTGTGAGACGACGTTCCGGGCGGAACTCGACGCAGACGGCGTCCGTGTGGAGGAGCCATGA
- a CDS encoding isopentenyl phosphate kinase translates to MTTVLKLGGSVVTRKESPETLDEAAIEEAAAAVAEARDDVVLVHGGGSFGHHYADRHGVSTTDGTHDAAAVRDVHGAMTRLNDAVVDALARAGVSALPVHPLSLAHRTADGDLRMAAEGVASMLAEGFTPVLHGDVVVHADAGATIVSGDELVVELAEGLDAARVGLCSTVPGVLDTDGDVIGRIDAFTEVADALGASDTTDVTGGMAAKVEALLGLRAPAAVFGPEDLSAFLGGETPGTVVDGHTDR, encoded by the coding sequence ATGACGACGGTCCTCAAACTCGGTGGGAGTGTCGTCACCCGGAAGGAGTCGCCGGAGACGCTCGACGAGGCGGCGATCGAGGAGGCGGCCGCGGCAGTCGCCGAGGCGCGCGACGACGTGGTTCTCGTCCACGGCGGCGGTAGTTTCGGCCACCACTACGCCGACCGACACGGCGTCTCGACGACGGACGGAACCCACGACGCCGCCGCCGTCCGTGACGTACACGGAGCGATGACACGGCTGAACGACGCGGTGGTCGACGCACTCGCCCGGGCGGGCGTGTCGGCACTCCCGGTTCACCCGCTCTCGCTCGCCCATCGGACGGCAGACGGCGACTTGCGGATGGCCGCCGAGGGCGTCGCGTCGATGCTCGCCGAGGGGTTCACTCCGGTGCTTCACGGCGACGTGGTGGTCCACGCGGACGCGGGGGCGACCATCGTGAGCGGCGACGAACTGGTCGTCGAACTGGCGGAGGGACTCGACGCGGCACGGGTCGGCCTCTGTTCGACGGTCCCCGGCGTCCTCGACACCGACGGAGACGTAATCGGGCGTATCGACGCCTTCACCGAGGTTGCCGACGCCCTCGGCGCGAGCGACACGACGGACGTGACCGGCGGGATGGCCGCCAAGGTGGAGGCACTGCTCGGACTGCGTGCTCCCGCCGCGGTGTTCGGACCCGAGGACCTGTCGGCGTTCCTCGGCGGCGAAACCCCCGGAACGGTGGTCGACGGACACACCGACCGATAG
- a CDS encoding acyl-CoA dehydrogenase family protein, translating into MIDFSLTEEQRAVRKTAREFAQNEVDPVAREHEESGEWPEEVWQKAVDAGLIGASIPEEYGGAGMGAVEGTIFAEEIAYADAGMLAAIGTEFGTRMIAEYGSEEQKEWILEGVSSGELIGAMGNTEPEHGSDAASIETRAEKVEGDRTTTSPAVPEAEEDGGEYVIDGVKTFITHGSIADYVLTMCRTGEEGHSGVSAIIVETDRDGFEVESDIHKMGWNASDTAQLRYDGVRVPEENLVGYENMGFYQLMEFFEQERVGIAAQALGIAQRCLDEAMDYVGERTQFDRELQEFQAVQHDIADMAVKVENARSLTYRAAAKLDEGEKPTKLASMAKLYASEVAEEVASDAMQLHGGNGYTRDYPVERQYRHAKLYQIGEGASAIQRNIIAGELLDL; encoded by the coding sequence ATGATAGATTTCTCCCTGACAGAGGAGCAGCGAGCGGTCAGAAAGACGGCACGCGAGTTCGCCCAGAACGAAGTCGACCCGGTCGCCCGCGAACACGAAGAAAGTGGCGAGTGGCCCGAGGAAGTCTGGCAGAAGGCCGTCGACGCGGGACTCATCGGCGCGTCCATCCCCGAGGAGTACGGCGGAGCTGGGATGGGTGCCGTCGAGGGGACAATCTTCGCCGAGGAAATCGCCTACGCGGACGCCGGGATGCTCGCGGCCATCGGCACCGAGTTCGGCACGCGGATGATTGCGGAGTACGGCTCCGAGGAGCAGAAAGAGTGGATTCTGGAGGGCGTCTCCTCGGGTGAACTCATCGGCGCGATGGGTAACACTGAACCCGAACACGGGAGCGACGCCGCCAGCATCGAGACGAGAGCCGAGAAAGTCGAGGGAGACCGAACCACGACCAGTCCTGCGGTGCCGGAGGCAGAGGAAGACGGCGGCGAGTACGTCATCGACGGCGTGAAGACGTTCATCACGCACGGTTCCATCGCCGACTACGTTCTCACGATGTGTCGCACGGGCGAGGAGGGACACAGCGGCGTCTCGGCCATCATCGTCGAGACGGACCGCGACGGCTTCGAGGTGGAGTCCGACATCCACAAGATGGGCTGGAACGCCTCCGACACCGCCCAACTGCGCTACGACGGCGTGCGGGTCCCCGAGGAGAACCTCGTCGGCTACGAGAACATGGGCTTTTACCAGTTGATGGAGTTCTTCGAGCAGGAACGGGTCGGCATCGCCGCACAGGCTCTGGGCATCGCTCAGCGGTGTCTCGACGAAGCGATGGACTACGTGGGCGAGCGCACCCAGTTCGACCGCGAACTGCAGGAGTTCCAAGCCGTCCAGCACGACATCGCGGACATGGCGGTGAAAGTGGAGAACGCACGCTCGCTCACCTACCGCGCCGCGGCGAAGTTGGACGAGGGTGAGAAGCCGACCAAGCTAGCCAGTATGGCGAAACTCTACGCCTCCGAAGTCGCGGAGGAAGTCGCCAGCGACGCTATGCAACTCCACGGTGGCAACGGCTACACCCGCGACTATCCCGTCGAACGCCAGTACCGTCACGCGAAACTCTACCAAATCGGGGAGGGCGCGAGCGCGATTCAGCGCAACATTATCGCCGGCGAACTCCTCGACCTATAG
- a CDS encoding SDR family oxidoreductase, protein MTNFPATPPSTELFDDNLLAGETALITGGGTGIGEEIALAMADHGADVAIASRDMDHLEPVAEEIEARGQNACATTVDVRDADNVEAMVETVVEELGEITILVNNAGANFLTPAEELSANGWRAVVGTILDGTAYCSFAVGEHMIANDGGTIIAMGATNSEMGAPFHAHSGAGKAGIHNLMQSLAGEWAQHGITANTVAPGIIETEGIKNAAGGELPDYLLSEVVADRFGTPADCVPLVLFLASPAANYITGGYFSVDGGHLIRGSPYE, encoded by the coding sequence ATGACGAACTTTCCGGCGACGCCGCCGAGTACGGAACTGTTCGACGACAATCTACTCGCGGGCGAGACAGCCCTGATTACGGGTGGCGGGACGGGTATCGGTGAGGAGATAGCACTGGCCATGGCGGACCACGGGGCCGACGTGGCCATCGCGAGTCGCGACATGGACCACCTCGAACCGGTCGCCGAGGAGATAGAGGCCCGCGGGCAGAACGCGTGTGCGACGACAGTCGACGTGCGCGACGCCGACAACGTCGAGGCGATGGTCGAGACTGTCGTCGAGGAACTCGGCGAGATTACGATTCTCGTGAACAACGCGGGGGCGAACTTCCTCACACCCGCCGAAGAGTTGAGCGCGAACGGGTGGCGGGCCGTCGTCGGGACGATCCTCGACGGGACGGCCTACTGCAGTTTCGCCGTCGGCGAACACATGATAGCGAACGACGGCGGCACCATCATCGCGATGGGCGCGACGAACTCCGAGATGGGCGCGCCGTTCCACGCACACTCCGGTGCGGGGAAGGCGGGCATCCACAACCTCATGCAATCGCTCGCGGGCGAGTGGGCACAGCACGGCATCACAGCGAACACCGTCGCACCCGGCATCATCGAGACGGAAGGCATCAAGAACGCGGCCGGTGGCGAACTGCCCGACTACCTGCTCTCGGAAGTCGTGGCCGACCGCTTCGGGACGCCAGCCGACTGCGTTCCGCTCGTCCTCTTCCTCGCGAGTCCGGCGGCGAACTACATCACGGGCGGGTACTTCAGCGTGGACGGCGGCCACCTCATCCGTGGGTCACCGTACGAATAG
- a CDS encoding ribonuclease J: MEIEIATIGGYQEVGRQMTAVRAGDDVVIFDMGLNLSKVLIHDNVETERMHSLDLIDMGAIPDDRVMSDLEGDVKAIVPTHGHLDHIGAISKLAHRYDAPIVATPFTIELVKQQIQSEEKFGVENDLVKMEAGETMQIGERNELEFVNVTHSIIDAINPVVHTPEGSIVYGLDKRMDHTPVIGDPIDMKRFREIAREDGGVLCYIEDCTNAGRKGRTPSEAVARRHLKDVMTSVEDYDGGIVATTFSSHIARVKSLVEFAEDIGRQPVLLGRSMEKYSGTAERLDFVDFPDDLGMYGHRKSVDRTFKRVMNEGKENFLPIVTGHQGEPRAMLTRMGRGETPYELEDGDKVLFSARVIPEPTNEGQRYQSEQLLGMQGARIYDDIHVSGHLREEGHYEMLDALQPQHVIPAHQDMEGFAPYVDLASNMGYTLGRDLHVTRNGNMIQLVE, translated from the coding sequence ATGGAAATCGAAATCGCGACAATCGGCGGCTACCAGGAAGTCGGCCGCCAGATGACAGCAGTGCGGGCCGGGGACGACGTGGTTATCTTCGACATGGGGCTGAACCTGTCGAAGGTTCTCATCCACGACAACGTCGAAACCGAGCGGATGCACAGCCTCGACCTGATAGACATGGGAGCAATCCCGGACGACCGGGTCATGAGCGACCTCGAAGGCGACGTGAAGGCCATCGTGCCGACGCACGGCCACCTCGACCACATCGGTGCCATCTCGAAGTTGGCCCACCGCTACGACGCACCCATCGTGGCGACGCCGTTCACCATCGAACTGGTCAAACAGCAGATTCAGAGCGAGGAGAAGTTCGGCGTCGAGAACGACCTCGTGAAGATGGAGGCCGGCGAGACGATGCAAATCGGCGAACGCAACGAACTCGAGTTCGTCAACGTCACCCACTCCATCATCGACGCCATCAACCCCGTCGTCCACACACCCGAGGGGTCCATCGTCTACGGACTGGACAAGCGGATGGACCACACCCCGGTCATCGGTGACCCCATCGACATGAAGCGGTTCCGGGAGATAGCGCGCGAGGACGGCGGCGTCCTCTGTTACATCGAGGACTGTACCAACGCCGGTCGCAAGGGCCGCACGCCCAGCGAGGCCGTCGCCCGTCGCCACCTCAAAGACGTGATGACCAGCGTCGAGGACTACGACGGCGGTATCGTCGCCACGACGTTCTCCTCACACATCGCCCGCGTGAAGTCACTCGTCGAGTTCGCCGAGGACATCGGCCGCCAGCCGGTATTGCTGGGACGGTCGATGGAGAAGTACTCGGGCACGGCAGAGCGACTCGACTTCGTGGACTTCCCCGACGACCTCGGGATGTACGGTCACCGCAAGTCCGTCGACCGGACGTTCAAGCGAGTCATGAACGAGGGCAAGGAGAACTTCCTGCCCATCGTGACGGGCCACCAGGGCGAGCCACGCGCGATGCTCACCCGGATGGGCCGGGGCGAGACGCCGTACGAACTGGAAGACGGCGACAAGGTGCTGTTCTCGGCGCGGGTCATCCCCGAGCCGACCAACGAGGGTCAGCGCTACCAGAGCGAGCAACTGCTCGGCATGCAGGGCGCGCGCATCTACGACGACATCCACGTCTCGGGCCACCTCCGCGAGGAAGGCCACTACGAGATGCTCGATGCCCTCCAGCCCCAGCACGTCATCCCCGCTCACCAAGACATGGAGGGCTTCGCACCGTACGTGGACCTCGCGAGCAACATGGGGTACACGCTCGGCCGTGACCTGCACGTGACGCGGAACGGCAACATGATTCAGCTCGTGGAATGA
- the idsA3 gene encoding geranylfarnesyl diphosphate synthase gives MSDNGATQAAVEAGLTERREYVNEAISEELPIIRPERLYEASRYLLDAGGKRLRPTVLLLAAEAIADVDPADADYRAFPSPAGPVDVMSAAVSIEIIQSFTLIHDDIMDDDDMRRGVPAVHEEYDLETAILAGDTLYSKAFESMLETGAPADRSVRALSELATTCTKICEGQAIDIDFESRDAVDPDEYLDMVELKTAVLYAAAAAVPAMLLGADDAVDALYGYGLDVGRAFQIQDDLLDLTTPSETLGKQRGSDLVEGKKTLVTLHARENGVDVDNLVTADSVGVVEEGEIEAAVDRLREAGSIEYARETAHDLIRNGKRNLDVLPDNESRDLLRGIADYLVEREY, from the coding sequence ATGAGCGACAACGGGGCCACGCAGGCGGCGGTCGAAGCGGGACTCACCGAGCGCCGCGAGTACGTCAACGAGGCCATCAGCGAGGAGTTGCCGATTATCCGCCCGGAGCGGTTGTACGAGGCGTCGCGGTACCTGCTGGACGCGGGCGGGAAGCGACTCCGGCCGACTGTCCTTCTCCTCGCGGCAGAGGCTATCGCGGACGTGGACCCGGCCGACGCGGACTACCGGGCGTTCCCGTCACCGGCAGGTCCGGTCGACGTGATGTCCGCCGCGGTGAGCATCGAGATAATCCAGTCGTTCACGCTCATCCACGACGACATCATGGACGACGACGACATGCGCCGTGGTGTCCCCGCAGTCCACGAGGAGTACGACCTCGAAACGGCGATACTCGCTGGCGACACGCTCTACTCGAAGGCGTTCGAATCGATGCTCGAAACCGGCGCGCCGGCCGACCGGTCGGTGCGCGCGCTCTCGGAACTGGCCACCACCTGCACGAAAATCTGTGAGGGGCAAGCCATCGACATCGACTTCGAGTCTCGCGACGCCGTCGACCCGGACGAGTACCTCGACATGGTCGAGTTGAAGACTGCCGTGCTGTACGCGGCCGCCGCGGCCGTCCCCGCGATGTTGCTCGGTGCCGACGACGCCGTCGACGCCCTGTACGGCTACGGGTTGGACGTGGGTCGTGCCTTCCAGATTCAGGACGACCTGCTCGATTTGACCACGCCGAGCGAGACGCTCGGGAAACAGCGCGGGAGCGACCTCGTGGAGGGCAAGAAGACGCTCGTGACGCTCCACGCCCGCGAGAACGGCGTCGACGTGGACAACCTCGTGACGGCCGACAGCGTCGGTGTAGTCGAGGAAGGAGAAATCGAGGCAGCCGTCGACCGCCTCCGCGAGGCGGGTAGCATCGAGTACGCCCGCGAGACGGCCCACGACCTCATCAGAAACGGGAAGCGGAACCTCGACGTACTCCCGGACAACGAGTCCCGGGACCTCCTCCGCGGTATCGCGGACTACCTCGTCGAGCGCGAGTACTGA
- a CDS encoding glutamate--tRNA ligase, whose translation MDDDLEARVRDAAEASALFNALKHGSDAQVGAIMGPLMGENPDFREYGDEIPGVVAPVIDDVNAMSEAEQRERLAELDPEALDELDAEDEGEDHPLPDLPNTDEYDEVRMRAAPNPNGPWHLGHARMPSVIGTYKNRYDGSFLVRFDDTDPETKRPDLDAYDAILDAIDYLGFEPDEVIRASDRLETYYDHARRLVEKGGAYTCSCPQGEFSDLKNNGEACPHRAKDAETTREEFDAMVAGEYSSGEMVLRVRTDIEHKNPALRDWVAFRIIDTPHPREEAAKYRCWPMLDFQSGVDDHLTGVTHIIRGIDLQDSAKRQRFVYDYFDWEYPEVVHWGHVQVDAYDVSLSTSTIKERIDAGELDGWDDPRAPTLASLKQRGIRGQAIVDAMVELGTSTSNVDLAMSAVYANNRDLIDDGADRRFFVRDGVEVALADGPDAAHPPRHPDHEGRGTRDIQVGDAVRLESEDVPAEGERVWLKGYGPVRRDGDGFEYTDDDIEVVRDGDVPVVHWVPAESRPLRLRTMDGDVTGHAEPGIEGDEADAVVQFERVGFARVDSHDGEETVAYYAHP comes from the coding sequence ATGGACGACGACCTCGAAGCGCGGGTCAGGGACGCCGCCGAGGCGAGTGCCCTGTTCAACGCGCTCAAACACGGAAGCGACGCACAGGTCGGAGCGATTATGGGGCCGCTGATGGGCGAGAACCCCGACTTTCGCGAGTACGGCGACGAGATTCCGGGCGTCGTCGCGCCGGTCATCGACGACGTGAACGCCATGAGCGAGGCCGAACAGCGCGAGCGACTGGCCGAACTCGACCCGGAGGCCCTCGACGAACTCGACGCCGAGGACGAGGGCGAGGACCACCCACTCCCGGACCTCCCGAACACAGACGAGTACGACGAGGTGCGGATGCGTGCCGCGCCGAACCCCAACGGCCCGTGGCATCTGGGCCACGCGCGGATGCCCTCGGTCATCGGGACGTACAAGAACCGCTACGACGGGTCGTTCCTCGTGCGGTTCGACGACACGGACCCCGAGACGAAGCGGCCGGATTTGGACGCCTACGACGCCATCCTCGACGCCATCGACTACCTCGGGTTCGAACCCGACGAGGTCATCCGGGCCAGCGACCGTCTCGAAACTTACTACGACCACGCCCGGAGGCTCGTCGAGAAGGGCGGGGCCTACACCTGCTCGTGTCCACAGGGGGAGTTCTCCGACCTGAAGAACAACGGGGAGGCCTGTCCACACCGAGCGAAAGACGCCGAGACGACCCGGGAGGAGTTCGACGCGATGGTCGCCGGCGAGTACAGTTCCGGGGAGATGGTCCTGCGCGTGCGGACCGACATCGAACACAAGAACCCCGCGCTCCGGGACTGGGTGGCTTTCCGCATCATCGACACGCCTCACCCCCGCGAGGAAGCGGCCAAGTACCGGTGTTGGCCGATGCTCGACTTCCAGAGCGGCGTCGACGACCACCTGACGGGCGTCACGCACATCATCCGGGGCATCGACCTGCAGGACTCGGCCAAGCGTCAGCGGTTCGTCTACGACTACTTCGACTGGGAGTACCCCGAAGTCGTCCACTGGGGCCACGTCCAAGTGGACGCCTACGACGTGTCGCTCTCTACCTCGACCATCAAGGAGCGAATCGACGCCGGGGAACTGGACGGCTGGGACGACCCGCGCGCGCCGACGCTCGCGAGTCTGAAGCAGCGGGGCATCCGAGGGCAGGCCATCGTGGACGCGATGGTCGAACTCGGCACGTCCACCTCGAACGTCGACCTCGCGATGTCCGCGGTGTACGCGAACAACCGCGACCTGATAGACGACGGGGCGGACCGGCGGTTCTTCGTCCGCGACGGCGTTGAGGTCGCACTCGCCGACGGCCCGGACGCCGCCCACCCGCCGCGCCACCCGGACCACGAGGGCCGGGGAACGCGGGACATCCAAGTCGGTGACGCCGTACGACTCGAATCCGAGGACGTGCCTGCCGAGGGCGAGCGCGTATGGCTGAAAGGGTACGGCCCGGTCCGCCGAGATGGGGACGGGTTCGAGTACACGGACGACGACATCGAGGTGGTACGCGACGGCGACGTACCCGTCGTCCACTGGGTTCCTGCCGAGAGCCGTCCACTCAGACTGCGGACGATGGACGGGGACGTGACGGGACACGCCGAACCGGGTATCGAGGGCGACGAGGCCGACGCCGTGGTGCAGTTCGAGCGCGTCGGGTTCGCCAGAGTCGACAGCCACGACGGGGAGGAAACCGTGGCCTACTACGCGCATCCCTGA
- a CDS encoding 4Fe-4S dicluster domain-containing protein: protein MAIDPEFEENREVVEEHDGHDVWGPVDEPEELGIHGTHVAVDFDICIADGACLEDCPVDVFEWVDTPDHPESEIKADPASEEQCIDCMLCVDVCPVDAIDVDPGRAGRI, encoded by the coding sequence ATGGCCATTGACCCGGAGTTCGAGGAGAACCGTGAAGTCGTCGAGGAACACGACGGGCACGACGTGTGGGGACCGGTCGACGAACCGGAGGAGTTGGGCATCCACGGGACCCACGTCGCCGTGGACTTCGACATCTGCATCGCGGACGGGGCCTGTCTGGAGGACTGCCCCGTGGACGTGTTCGAGTGGGTCGACACACCCGACCACCCCGAGAGTGAAATCAAGGCCGACCCGGCGAGCGAGGAACAGTGCATCGACTGCATGCTCTGTGTCGACGTCTGCCCGGTTGACGCCATCGACGTGGACCCCGGGCGCGCAGGCCGCATCTGA
- a CDS encoding electron transfer flavoprotein subunit beta/FixA family protein, with translation MHTVVLTKGVPDFREGQVSFDEDGHLERGKTPTVMNPNDKHALEAALQTKVRHGGTVSLMSMGPPGYKEVLREGMADVYADDLYLLSDREMGAADTWATSITLSTGIEQLEEPPDVVFAGFKTADGETGHTGPQTCWCMDWPVVTHVVALDIDEAAETLRAKRLVEGDVAEIETVEAPLPCFVVADPEFEPTYRKAEHRLRHKDLRAETQDRAEEFEEHLTTFNQEELNLDPDYIGLDGSPTIVAGVDPIPKAPSEREATMVDATDEAAMESVFEELTPYAGGD, from the coding sequence ATGCACACAGTAGTTCTCACGAAAGGCGTCCCCGACTTCCGGGAGGGGCAGGTATCGTTCGACGAAGACGGCCACTTGGAGCGCGGGAAGACGCCGACGGTGATGAACCCCAACGACAAGCACGCGTTGGAGGCCGCCCTCCAGACAAAAGTCAGGCACGGCGGAACGGTCAGCCTGATGAGCATGGGACCGCCGGGGTACAAGGAAGTCCTCCGGGAGGGGATGGCCGACGTGTACGCCGACGACCTGTATCTCCTCTCTGACCGGGAGATGGGGGCGGCGGACACGTGGGCCACGTCGATTACGCTCTCGACGGGCATCGAGCAGTTGGAGGAGCCACCGGACGTGGTGTTCGCGGGCTTCAAGACGGCAGACGGGGAGACGGGCCACACCGGCCCGCAGACCTGCTGGTGTATGGACTGGCCCGTCGTCACCCACGTCGTCGCCCTAGACATCGACGAGGCAGCGGAGACACTCCGCGCGAAACGCCTCGTGGAGGGCGACGTGGCAGAGATAGAGACCGTCGAGGCACCGCTGCCCTGCTTCGTCGTGGCCGACCCCGAGTTCGAACCGACCTACCGGAAGGCCGAGCATCGCCTCCGGCACAAGGACCTCCGAGCCGAGACACAGGACCGGGCCGAGGAGTTCGAGGAGCATCTGACGACGTTCAATCAAGAGGAGTTGAACCTCGACCCGGACTACATCGGCCTCGACGGGTCGCCGACCATCGTGGCCGGCGTCGACCCGATTCCGAAGGCTCCCTCCGAACGGGAGGCGACGATGGTCGACGCGACGGACGAGGCGGCGATGGAATCGGTGTTCGAGGAACTGACGCCGTACGCCGGAGGTGACTGA